The proteins below come from a single Pichia kudriavzevii chromosome 2, complete sequence genomic window:
- a CDS encoding uncharacterized protein (PKUD0B12870; similar to Saccharomyces cerevisiae YLR389C (STE23); ancestral locus Anc_4.246), with the protein MFSKLASRLLPIHVRRYTHMTAPYTILADDAAIPKPDLDDRHYRIIQLQNGLKAILINDPDSDKSAAALDVNVGSYNDPKDLPGLAHFCEHLLFLGTEKYPKENDYNVYLSTNSGYSNAFTSSLHTNYYFEIKNDALHGALDRFSQFFIKPLFSPSGKDREINAVDSENKKNLQSDLWRLYQLSKSSTSDAHPHNGFSTGNKVTLGELPLQKHVDVREELIKFHSENYSSNIMCLSILSNESLETLTDWTVEMFSSIENKSLKPPIYTNSPFNSANYINQLYKVKPIKNMRSLQLSFPIPSTDQFWEYIPNNYISHLIGHESEGSLLYNFKEKGWANGLSSGASKISPGYSEFNINVELTLEGLNHYREIIEDVFRYFQMLRDNGPQKWIFDELHKESLNAFKFKQKSAVASTVSRFAGKLHDLSFYNVPMHDPLRTLDINTVTVDHIPPNEFLTLSITKKFDPQLISDLLDYLNPSTFRIFLISNEIFANGTVDDSEIQREKWYNTEYVVEHFDSRNLFNLSKDPKLTLPEKNDFLATDFSLTTTPPTKFPKLVELDQFSKIWFKANPSLSGPRSSITIKFNLPGSTSTPLNSLYLSLFVELLDDELNSLSYYASLANLNYNFNIAREGISLEIIGYSHKQEILLSKLLQSLNSFSHDESTWINNRRIKRYNILKEKLFRNLKNFGFSTPYEQVGPTISSLINENSWLIDDEIACINAVDFQSLKNYSLNLFKICFIEILSLGNFEKKDSINIYNIVKNNFPSLSSSMTLTNSQFTRGRTLDIRNEPTSHFVKLNDDFDNINSCVETFTQLGRITNHRDRIINELIAQILHEPFFNRLRTIEQLGYVVFSGTRETRTTFGLRFLIQSEYPTFYLLERINKFVEKMGRFINNKMTDEEFNKHVEALINKKEQKMKNLREERNYFWNRIASGHYDFDRHEKDVEFLKSFDKADVSKFYQEKVIGRLGKGRVVVHLQSQKVPKLDSIKMIKNAFSNFIYDKDDFDDVSYENDKVNEKIDCFFKNREIDESSLSLLFEDELFSDFGFKNELKNEILSILSNDWNSYSPTMGLLIGQVGEWKCSVPLTAAPSAKIEQEHCDEEICIKGKL; encoded by the coding sequence ATGTTCTCGAAACTCGCATCCCGTCTCCTCCCCATACACGTTCGCAGATATACACACATGACTGCTCCGTACACAATCCTTGCCGACGATGCTGCTATTCCTAAACCGGATTTGGATGATAGACATTACAGAATCATCCAGTTGCAGAATGGCCTAAAGGCAATATTGATCAATGATCCTGATTCCGATAAATCTGCTGCTGCTCTGGACGTCAATGTCGGCTCCTACAACGACCCAAAGGATTTGCCCGGCTTGGCCCACTTTTGTGAACATTTGCTCTTTCTAGGCACCGAGAAGTatccaaaggaaaacgaTTATAACGTTTACCTATCAACCAATTCGGGTTATTCAAACGCTTTCACCTCGTCATTGCATACAAACTACTACTTTGAGATCAAAAATGATGCCCTTCATGGAGCTTTAGACAGGTTTTCGCAGTTCTTCATCAAACCTCTTTTCTCTCCGTCTGGTAAAGATAGAGAAATTAACGCAGTGGATTCggaaaacaagaaaaacttaCAATCAGATCTCTGGAGGTTATACCAGTTGTCCAAATCGTCCACCTCCGATGCCCATCCCCATAATGGGTTCTCCACGGGTAACAAGGTGACTCTTGGTGAATTGCCTCTGCAGAAACATGTGGACGTGAGAGAagaattgatcaaattcCACTCCGAGAATTATTCATCTAATATAATGTGCCTGTCCATATTGTCGAATGAATCATTGGAAACATTGACTGATTGGACTGTTGAAATGTTCTCttctattgaaaataaatccTTGAAACCTCCAATTTACACGAATTCTCCGTTTAACTCAGCAAATTATATCAACCAGCTCTACAAGGTTAAACCAATTAAAAACATGCGTAGCTTACAGTTGTCATTCCCCATTCCTTCAACTGATCAATTTTGGGAATACATTCCAAATAACTATATATCTCACTTGATTGGTCATGAGTCAGAAGGTTCTCTATTgtacaatttcaaagaaaaagggtGGGCAAATGGCCTATCTTCTGGTGCCTCTAAAATATCCCCTGGTTATTCCGAGTTTAACATCAATGTAGAGCTAACCCTGGAGGGTTTAAACCATTATCGGGAGATTATAGAAGACGTGTTTAGGTATTTTCAAATGCTCAGAGATAACGGTCCACAAAAATGGATTTTTGATGAACTCCATAAGGAATCTTTGAATGCCTTCAAGTTTAAGCAAAAATCAGCAGTTGCTTCGACTGTTTCCAGATTTGCTGGAAAGTTACATGATTTAAGCTTTTATAATGTTCCAATGCATGATCCTTTAAGAACATTAGACATTAATACTGTTACAGTCGATCATATTCCCCCAAATGAGTTTTTGACTTTATCAATCaccaaaaaatttgatCCCCAACTAATCTCAGATTTATTGGATTATTTAAATCCCTCAACTTTCAGAATCTTTTTAATTTCCAACGAAATATTCGCCAATGGCACCGTTGATGATTCTGAGatacaaagagaaaaatggtATAATACTGAATACGTTGTTGAGCATTTTGATTCCCGTAACTTATTCAATCTATCGAAAGATCCTAAATTGACATTACCcgaaaaaaatgattttttgGCAACCGATTTCAGCTTAACAACTACCCCGCCAACTAAATTCCCCAAGTTGGTAGAATTGGACcagttttccaaaatttggTTCAAGGCGAACCCCTCATTAAGTGGTCCTCGATCTTCGATTACAATTAAATTTAATTTGCCGGGATCCACTTCAACTCCTCTCAATTCGCTATatctttctctctttgtTGAGTTGTTGGACGATGAGTTGAATTCTCTATCTTATTATGCATCTCTTGCTAATTTAAACTATAACTTTAACATTGCAAGAGAAGGTATCAGTTTGGAAATTATTGGTTACTCTCACAAACAGGAAATATTACTATCAAAATTATTGCAAAGCTTGAATAGCTTTTCGCATGATGAGTCTACTTGGATTAACAATAGGAGGATCAAAAGGTATAATATCCTAAAAGAAAAGCTGTTTAGAAATCTAAAAAATTTTGGGTTTTCAACACCTTATGAGCAAGTTGGTCCAACAATCTCTTCTTTAATCAACGAAAATTCATGGttaattgatgatgaaattgccTGTATTAATGCAGTGGATTTCCAATCCCTGAAGAAttattctttgaatttatttAAAATTTGTTTCATCGAAATCTTGTCCCTAGGTAACtttgagaagaaagatTCTATCAATATCTACAATATCGTGAAAAATAATTTCCCGTCATTATCAAGCTCAATGACATTGACAAATTCACAGTTTACTCGAGGTAGAACTTTGGATATAAGAAATGAACCTACATCACATTTCgtgaaattgaatgatgattttgataatatcaATTCGTGTGTTGAAACTTTCACCCAACTAGGTAGAATCACAAACCACCGTGATAGAATAATCAATGAGCTGATTGCTCAGATTTTGCATGAACCTTTCTTTAATAGATTGAGAACAATTGAGCAATTAGGTTATGTTGTATTTTCAGGTACTAGAGAAACACGTACTACCTTTGGCTTGAGGTTTTTGATTCAAAGTGAATATCCAACATTTTATTTGCTAGAAAGAATCAATAAGTTTGTAGAAAAAATGGGCagatttatcaataataaGATgactgatgaagaatttaatAAGCATGTAGAGGCCTTGATTAATAAAAAGGAGcaaaagatgaaaaatttaagaGAGGAAAGAAACTATTTCTGGAATAGAATCGCTAGTGGACACTATGATTTCGATAGGCACGAAaaagatgttgaatttttgaagtCTTTCGATAAAGCTGATGTCTCCAAATTTTATCAGGAGAAAGTCATTGGCAGATTGGGTAAAGGCAGAGTTGTTGTCCATTTACAATCTCAGAAGGTACCAAAATTGGATTCGATCAAGATGATTAAAAATgctttttctaatttcatCTATGACAAGGATGactttgatgatgttagctatgaaaatgacaaagtcaatgaaaaaattgattgtttcttcaaaaacaggGAGATTGACGAATCAAGTCTCAGTttattatttgaagatgagcTTTTCAGTGACTTTGGCTTTAAAAATGAGTTGAAGAATGAGATTTTATCCATCTTATCCAATGATTGGAATAGTTATTCCCCAACCATGGGTTTACTTATTGGTCAAGTAGGTGAATGGAAATGCTCTGTACCTTTAACTGCAGCTCCATCTGCCAAAATCGAGCAAGAACATtgtgatgaagaaatttgcATAAAGGGTAAGTTATAG
- a CDS encoding uncharacterized protein (PKUD0B12880): MNESSPNEHDDDDETAQLLLVEPVPVSHNSVPPHILRTLHDEPRMYYQQTRRRIYWITGILLLILVLTSLIYNDFKHVTRGLMFSIKNFEINELTNPGILFGISGVMSFQYLGMFEWVCKLNESEILIFENLKFFANDTLFAELETRGTIIDFTIEENQWSFQLNNSNLCILDGEQLAYSLQRKENINLRTRLGVNGYPISVNKNLRLGGNFDDIETQIVSQIIDGLSINQIERIQYDPNKGFIGAGELSMGKIHGLPSLNTTLNVNVNDTLYPFLTVELQKSKSIHPFKFLFFNIPMEVSNYGILDEIIDCLLNKESFDFVVNGNDDGKNIGVPWLHEFWNNFQVNIPLNLSELVAKVNTSMEIDPVFGDTYVEDFEIGIKDGRVWISSIFETILKPYFQSFFINISGDIIMEGYDIAINCSVSKNSGTNEAFSKFTLQDLLIDVNDVDEGVRFLQNILDRNEVYSNFELGLSILLTTPYYTGNLNLDQSIFVDLTSFTSIFDNFKILEKGMELIDMKLIEGDEEHMQFDTQTNMRLPTFIENITNAIDFVNLVLNHRGIQLIELTILDTESSNKDLPMEFKIDIKTRGNQRASKFEEFVGQFISGNTMNATINGLSTDDLPSISGANVGICKVFEKIRIPINITSSDIEGNSDGKGFFIRDTIMHLFTKEVEMTLFNPISNSNIILEIDEAEAISDGYRIGYLKDEIVWIVKPGIWESPRAKVEYANVGSAGWKILENAIRGDGYLNNMTVRAVLRVKLMEVPQWSGMNIMYSGKGKGGKVRW; the protein is encoded by the coding sequence ATGAACGAATCTAGTCCCAATGAAcatgatgacgatgatgagACGGCACAATTGCTTCTGGTTGAGCCGGTTCCCGTTTCGCACAATAGTGTTCCACCCCATATTTTAAGAACTCTACATGATGAACCAAGAATGTATTATCAACAAACCAGAAGAAGGATTTATTGGATCACCGGTATACTCTTGCTCATATTAGTCCTCACAAGTTTAATTTATAATGACTTTAAGCACGTAACACGAGGACTCATgttttccatcaaaaattttgaaataaatgaatTAACCAATCCTGGAATTCTATTTGGCATTAGTGGCGTGATGAGTTTCCAGTATCTGGGCATGTTTGAATGGGTGTGTAAGCTCAATGAATCAGAGATCCtgatatttgaaaatttgaagttCTTCGCAAACGATACACTGTTTGCCGAATTGGAAACGAGAGGGACGATTATTGATTTTACCATTGAGGAGAACCAATGGAGTTTCCAATTAAACAACTCAAACTTATGTATACTCGATGGTGAACAACTAGCTTATTCATTGCAGCGTAAGGAAAATATTAACCTCCGGACGAGGTTAGGTGTTAATGGATACCCGATTTCCGTTAATAAAAATTTGAGATTAGGTGGTAATTTcgatgatattgaaactCAAAtagtttctcaaataatTGATGGATTATCGATAAACCAGATTGAACGTATACAATATGATCCCAATAAAGGATTTATCGGTGCTGGAGAACTTTCCATGGGAAAAATTCACGGGTTGCCATCTCTGAATACTACTTTAAACGTCAACGTTAACGATACCTTATACCCCTTTCTTACGGTTGAATTACAAAagtcaaaatcaatacatcctttcaaatttctgtttttcaatattccTATGGAGGTTTCAAACTACGGTATTTTAGATGAAATAATTGATTGTCTGCTTAATAAAGAGTCATTCGACTTTGTGGTTAACGGTAATGACgatggaaaaaatataggaGTGCCATGGCTACATGAATTTTGGAATAATTTTCAAGTCAATATTCCCTTGAATCTCTCAGAACTAGTGGCCAAGGTTAATACGAGCATGGAAATTGATCCGGTCTTTGGTGATACCTATGTTGaggattttgaaattggtaTCAAAGATGGAAGAGTTTGGATAAGCtccatttttgaaacaatatTAAAACCTTATTTCCAGTCCTTCTTCATAAATATCAGTGGTGATATTATAATGGAAGGCTATGATATTGCGATCAACTGCAGCGTCTCTAAAAATAGTGGAACAAACGAAGCGTTTTCAAAGTTTACTTTACAAGATTTATTGATCGATGttaatgatgttgatgaggGTGTTCGGTTTCTACAGAATATTTTGGATAGAAACGAAGTTTACTCTAACTTTGAACTAGGCCTGTCAATTCTTTTAACAACCCCTTACTATACTGGAAATCTAAATTTGGACCAGTCAatctttgttgatttgaCTAGCTTTACTtctatttttgataatttcaaaattttagAAAAGGGTATGGAGCTAATCGATATGAAACTGATTGAAGGCGATGAAGAGCATATGCAGTTTGACACACAGACAAATATGCGATTACCTAcctttattgaaaacataaCTAATGCAATCGATTTTGTCAATTTGGTATTGAATCACCGTGGAATACAACTGATTGAATTAACAATACTTGACACGGAATCATCGAATAAAGATCTTCCTATGGAGTTCAAAATCGACATCAAAACAAGAGGTAATCAGCGTGCAAGTAAGTTTGAGGAATTTGTAGGCCAATTTATTTCTGGCAATACAATGAACGCCACTATCAATGGGTTATCGACTGATGATCTTCCAAGTATTTCTGGTGCCAACGTTGGTATTTGTAaagtctttgaaaaaatcaggATACCAATCAACATAACTTCTAGTGATATTGAGGGTAATTCTGATGGTAAAGGCTTTTTCATTAGGGATACAATAATGCATTTATTTACTAAGGAAGTTGAAATGACTTTGTTTAATCCAATAAGTAACTCCAATATAATCTTGGAAATTGATGAGGCTGAGGCCATTAGTGATGGGTACAGAATTGGGTATCTAAAAGATGAAATAGTCTGGATTGTGAAGCCCGGAATTTGGGAAAGTCCAAGGGCTAAAGTTGAATATGCCAACGTTGGAAGCGCAGGGTGGAAAATCTTGGAGAACGCAATCAGGGGAGACGGTTATTTGAACAACATGACTGTCAGAGCTGTTCTGCGTGTCAAATTAATGGAAGTTCCTCAATGGTCAGGGATGAATATCATGTATAGTGGTAAAGGTAAAGGTGGTAAGGTGAGATGGTAA
- a CDS encoding uncharacterized protein (PKUD0B12890; similar to Saccharomyces cerevisiae YLR345W; ancestral locus Anc_4.177) — protein sequence MSDIANIEEAKIPGNYSARKIQRWNPSSIYARTIDNDSSANLQALRSRTANKDDAIHSNLPADHVSLAQMYSTDSGKMFHAGSICIIMVGLPGTGKTNMSISLCRYLRWLGVRAKLFHLGDYRRKNTDLNKDNDLSFEKLAERYYFSPNPDDVDTKILKLKIKNELISDMMKFFEESNGQIAIYDAINGISKDRVNLYNYFKARNVRCLFIESIVDDEKLLENNIKDAINSPDYKSWNNQDAINHFQLRRKLSLESYETLDTKKTNLPFIQTYNFGKNILINQLKHDFLTTKIIYYLLNTKIKSHSIYFSRCSLNKLSFKADPPITESAKDYIYKVFNTLKSQFPENEISKSLSVWTSTRLRTMQSSQIFKDCGCVVKHRPELTQLNPGAAEGLTREEIKKKFPEEYEKHKADPYHHRYPRAESYHDLALKIEPLILELEKLSHDVLIIADETIIRIFYGYLMASNANEIPSIKFPQNEIIKITYHTYSNELEQLVVEGIDAE from the coding sequence ATGAGTGATATTGCAAACATTGAGGAGGCAAAGATCCCTGGTAACTACTCTGCTCGCAAGATTCAGCGTTGGAACCCATCTTCAATTTACGCCAGAActattgataatgatagTTCTGCAAATCTCCAAGCTCTGAGAAGCAGAACAGCTAATAAGGATGATGCCATTCACAGCAATCTTCCCGCTGACCATGTCTCCTTAGCACAGATGTACTCCACCGATTCAGGTAAAATGTTTCATGCTGGCTCTATATGTATAATAATGGTGGGATTGCCGGGTACAGGCAAGACCAACATGTCTATCAGTTTATGCCGTTACCTCAGATGGTTAGGTGTTAGGGCCAAGTTGTTCCATTTAGGCGACTACAGAAGGAAGAATACCGATTTAAACAAAGATAATGATTTGagctttgaaaaattggcCGAAAGATACTATTTTTCTCCCAATCCCGATGATGTTGATACTAAAATCCTTAAGTTGAAGATTAAAAATGAGCTGATATCTGatatgatgaaattttttgaagaatcaaaCGGTCAAATTGCTATCTATGATGCCATCAATGGTATCTCCAAGGATAGAGTAAACTTATACAACTACTTTAAGGCCAGAAATGTTAGGTGTTTGTTTATTGAAtccattgttgatgatgaaaaattactAGAAAACAACATAAAAGATGCCATTAATTCTCCTGATTACAAAAGTTGGAACAATCAAGATGCCATAAATCACTTTCAATTAAGGAGGAAATTGAGCTTAGAATCGTACGAGACTTTAGATACTAAAAAAACTAATTTACCATTTATTCAAACATACAATTTTGGTAAAAACATACTTATCAATCAACTAAAACATGATTTCTTAACTACTAAAATCATATACTATCTTCTCAATACTAAGATAAAGTCTCATtccatttatttttctcGTTGTTCACTGAATAAGTTAAGTTTTAAAGCTGATCCTCCAATCACAGAGAGTGCAAAAGATTATATCTATAAAGTTTTTAATACCCTGAAGTCACAATTCCCTGAGAACGAGATATCAAAAAGCTTGAGTGTATGGACATCAACTAGACTAAGAACCATGCAATCATCGcagattttcaaagattgCGGTTGCGTAGTTAAACATAGACCAGAGTTGACCCAATTAAACCCAGGAGCGGCTGAAGGTTTAACCAGAGAGGAAATTAAGAAGAAATTTCCTGAGGAATATGAGAAACATAAGGCAGATCCATACCACCACAGATATCCTAGGGCTGAATCGTACCATGACTTGGCTTTGAAAATCGAGCCTTTAATTCTAGAACTAGAGAAGTTGTCACACGATGTCCTTATTATTGCTGATGAGACAATCATTCGTATATTCTACGGTTACTTGATGGCCTCAAATGCAAACGAGATTCCGTCAATTAAGTTTCCGCAGAATGAAATCATTAAAATAACTTACCACACTTATAGTAATGAACTTGAACAGTTGGTTGTTGAAGGTATCGATGCCGAATAA
- a CDS encoding uncharacterized protein (PKUD0B12850; similar to Saccharomyces cerevisiae YOR099W (KTR1); ancestral locus Anc_2.185), producing the protein MARSNARLVRFAFFALLLVLSAYILSKGSSTSYSVSNVTGSNTTSTNEKAPAPGKKITANTDGTSSAQEQAKKAGQSGEKVKAAFVTLARNSDVWEILGSIKQIEDRFNRNFAYDWVFLNDEEFSEEFKKETSRLVSGNTHYGLIPQEQWSFPSWIDTEKAAKTRERMRQEQIIYGDSISYRHMCRYESGFFFRHPLMEQFDYYWRVEPGIKIYCDIDYDIFKYMQDNDYEYSYTISLPEYPATIPTLWETTKQFLKEYPGYLHKNNFMDWISDDGGVSYNGCHFWSNFEIGKLDFWRSEAYLAYFDYLDQAGGFFYERWGDAPIHSIAVALFMDKEKIHFFDDLGYYHVPFSNCPVNEKTRLEKKCACNPNDDVTFKNYFCNNRYYKLKGLKKPEGWEKYGD; encoded by the coding sequence ATGGCCAGGTCTAATGCTAGGTTGGTCAGGTTTGCGTTCTTTGCACTCCTTCTAGTTCTTTCCGCTTACATTCTCTCCAAGGGATCCTCCACTTCGTACTCTGTCTCCAATGTAACAGGGAGTAACACCACCAGCACCAATGAGAAGGCTCCTGCGCCGGGCAAGAAGATCACAGCCAACACAGATGGCACCTCTTCTGCTCAAGAACAGGCGAAGAAGGCTGGTCAATCGGGAGAAAAAGTCAAGGCTGCATTTGTCACTTTGGCTAGAAACTCTGATGTTTGGGAAATCTTGGGCtcaatcaaacaaattgaGGATAGATTCAACAGAAACTTTGCTTACGACTGGGTCTTCTTGAACGATGAAGAGTTCTCTGAGGAATTCAAGAAGGAAACCTCTAGGTTGGTTTCAGGTAATACCCATTATGGTTTAATTCCTCAAGAACAATGGTCGTTCCCAAGCTGGATCGATACAGAAAAAGCTGCTAAAACCAGAGAAAGAATGAGACAGGAACAAATCATTTACGGAGATTCCATCTCTTATAGACATATGTGCAGATATGAATctggatttttctttagACATCCATTAATGGAACAATTTGACTATTACTGGAGAGTTGAGCCTGGTATTAAGATCTACTGTGACATTGACTATGATATCTTCAAGTATATGCAAGACAATGATTACGAATACTCATATACCATTTCCTTGCCGGAATATCCTGCTACTATCCCAACCTTATGGGAAACTACTAAACAATTCTTGAAGGAGTACCCTGGCTACTTACACAAGAATAACTTTATGGATTGGATTTCTGACGACGGTGGTGTCAGCTATAATGGCTGCCATTTCTGGTCTAACTTTGAAATCGGAAAGCTGGATTTCTGGAGAAGCGAAGCGTACCTCGCCTACTTTGACTATTTAGATCAAGCAGGTGGGTTCTTCTATGAGAGATGGGGAGATGCGCCTATCCATTCGATTGCAGTTGCTCTCTTTATGGACAAGGAGAAGATCCATTTCTTTGACGACTTAGGATACTACCATGTTCCTTTCTCGAATTGTCCAGTCAATGAGAAAACTAGacttgaaaagaaatgtGCTTGTAATCCAAATGATGACGTCACTTTCAAGAACTACTTCTGCAATAACAGATACTACAAATTGAAAGGTCTCAAGAAACCAGAAGGTTGGGAAAAATACGGTGATTGA
- a CDS encoding uncharacterized protein (PKUD0B12860; Pfam Domains: UQ_con(8.6e-29)), protein MSRRLLKEIRDLVGVTEENPTLKLVSPPHSLAQIEVSISVPENPLYSGQTFVVSYTPGGDYPFHPPTVVFNGNTIPLHPHVYSNGHICLNILYDGWTPVQTLLSVVLSLQSMLAGNSLAERPPDDDLHCGRGSSDPQKTRWVFHDDNV, encoded by the coding sequence ATGTCCAGACGTCTCTTGAAAGAAATCAGAGACCTGGTGGGTGTCACCGAAGAGAACCCCACTCTAAAGCTTGTCTCGCCCCCACATTCGCTTGCCCAGATAGAGGTGTCCATCTCCGTGCCGGAGAACCCCCTCTACAGTGGACAGACCTTTGTGGTCTCCTACACACCGGGGGGTGACTATCCGTTCCACCCGCCCACGGTTGTCTTCAACGGGAACACGATCCCGCTGCATCCACACGTGTACAGCAATGGCCATATCTGTCTCAACATCCTCTATGACGGATGGACCCCCGTGCAGACCCTCCTCTCTGTTGTGCTCTCCCTACAATCAATGCTTGCCGGCAACAGTCTCGCCGAAAGACCCCCCGACGACGACCTCCATTGTGGGAGGGGGAGCAGCGATCCACAGAAGACAAGGTGGGTCTTTCATGACGACAATGTATAG